Proteins co-encoded in one Camelus bactrianus isolate YW-2024 breed Bactrian camel chromosome 6, ASM4877302v1, whole genome shotgun sequence genomic window:
- the LOC141577962 gene encoding uncharacterized protein LOC141577962 isoform X2, which translates to MWRGAADAVPGTEAAWAPPDKVRGSAELALPGKKLLLAPSFCFFSSPGGFGFFDIILKLAPTGPCSSGSGSDSSSGTEREQNKSRNFISASEFPSSHEPPGWVEAALFCALLASSLM; encoded by the exons ATGTGGCGCGGGGCCGCAGACGCGGTGCCCGGCACCGAAGCAGCCTGGGCTCCCCCCGATAAGGTGCGGGGGAGCGCTGAGCTGGCGCTGCCTGGCAAGAAACTTTTGCTGGCTCCCtccttctgctttttttcttcccccgGAG GTTTTGGCTTCTTCGATATAATCCTGAAACTCGCCCCCACCGGTCCTTgcagcagcggcagcggcagcgacaGCAGCAGCGGGACGGAGCGGGAGCAAAACAAATCGAG AAATTTCATTTCGGCGTCAGAATTTCCCTCATCCCACGAGCCACCAGGATGGGTCGAAGCAGCTCTCTTCTGTGCTCTCCTAGCAAGTTCACTTATGTAA
- the LOC141577962 gene encoding uncharacterized protein LOC141577962 isoform X1, whose amino-acid sequence MWRGAADAVPGTEAAWAPPDKVRGSAELALPGKKLLLAPSFCFFSSPGGFGFFDIILKLAPTGPCSSGSGSDSSSGTEREQNKSRHGKWCNSIHLQVNPSGEPSLVPSPHSAARGAGPTPGRGRQEARAARRVRPRPSAAASAAWRSPGRRRGPADPAVASASLLPRALLCALPLATSEELLLPATPGASVIQLSAAAAACEAAFLLSCLFPSSRSLPHFFRAFLQTSRGQIIAAQRSCRHS is encoded by the exons ATGTGGCGCGGGGCCGCAGACGCGGTGCCCGGCACCGAAGCAGCCTGGGCTCCCCCCGATAAGGTGCGGGGGAGCGCTGAGCTGGCGCTGCCTGGCAAGAAACTTTTGCTGGCTCCCtccttctgctttttttcttcccccgGAG GTTTTGGCTTCTTCGATATAATCCTGAAACTCGCCCCCACCGGTCCTTgcagcagcggcagcggcagcgacaGCAGCAGCGGGACGGAGCGGGAGCAAAACAAATCGAGGCACGGCAAATGGTGTAATTCGATCCATCTCCAAGTCAATCCATCAGGCGAGCCGAGCCTCGTTCCCTCCCCGCACTCGGCAGCTCGCGGCGCGGGGCCCACCCCCGGGCGCGGACGGCAGGAGGCGCGGGCGGCCCGGCGGGTTCGCCCTCGCCCGAGCGCCGCGGCCAGCGCCGCCTGGAGGTCCCCAGGCCGGCGCCGCGGCCCCGCTGACCCCGCGGTGGCCTCCGCGTCCCTCCTCCCCCGCGCTCTGCTGTGCGCCCTCCCTCTCGCCACCTCTGAAGAGCTGCTCCTTCCAGCAACTCCCGGCGCCTCAGTCATCCAGCTCTCGGCGGCTGCAGCAGCCTGCGAAGCAGCCTTTTTGCTTTCCTGCCTCTTTCCCTCTTCTCGCTCGCTCCCTCACTTTTTTAGAGCTTTCCTCCAGACGTCTAGAGGACAAATCATTGCAGCCCAGAGGAGCTGCAGGCACAGTTAG